The window TAACGGGGATGCGACGTGGGAGATTTCACTGCCGCTTCAGCCCTAGCCGTGCAGACAGGCTTCCCGGCGCGGATTCTGGTCGTCGATGACGACCCGTTGATCCGCCGGCAGCTCGAGGGGTTATACGCGGCCTCGGGTTACGCCGTGGAGTCGGCGTCCGACGTCGATGCCGCCGTCGAGCGCCTGACTTCGTCCGACTTCAGCCTTGCCGTGGTGGACCTGAAGATGCCGGGTAGCGACGGCCTCAGCCTGATCCACGAGATCCGCGAGCGCTGGCCTGGCGTGGATGTCATCATGATCACCGGCTACGGGAGCATCAAGGGTGCCGTCGAGGCGATGCGGCTGGGCGCGTGCGATTACATCACGAAGCCGTTTGCGCCGGACGACCTGCTCCTGGCAACGCAGAAGGTGCTCGAACGCCGTCGTTTGTTGGACGAGATCGAGTACCTGCGCAAGCAGCTTTCCGACCGGTACACCTTCGCCAACATGGTCAGCCGGGACCCGACGATGCTCGAGGTGTTCTCGACGATCGAGATGCTGGCGCAGAGCGACGTGACGGTGCTGATTACCGGCGAGTCGGGCACGGGCAAGGAGCTGGTGGCGCGTGCCATCCACTTTCAGGGCAAGCGCAAGGCCGGGCGTTTCGTGGCGATAAACTGCGCGGCGGTGCCCGAGTCGCTGCTGGAAAGCGAGCTGTTCGGGTACGAGCGCGGGGCGTTCACGGGTGCGCACCAGGATCGGGTCGGCAAGATCGAACTCGCCAACGGCGGCACGTTGTTCCTCGACGAGGTCGAGAGCATCCCGCTGGCGATGCAGGCCAAGCTCTTGCGCGTACTCGAGGAGCGCGCCATCGAGCGGCTCGGCGGTAACAAGCGCGTCGGCGTCGACATGCGGGTGGTGGCGGCGACGAACAAGAACCTGTCCGCGTGTGTGGCCGAGGGCACGATGCGCGAGGACTTCTACTACCGAATCAATGTTGTGCCCGTGCAGTTGCCGCCGTTGCGCCAGCGGCTTGCCGACATACCGCTGATCGTGGCGGAGTTTCTGCGTAACAACCCGCTGGCGCGCGAGAAGAAGATCAACCGGGTGGCCGACCGGGCGCTCGCCGAGTTGATGGGATACTCCTGGCCGGGGAACATTCGCGAGCTTCTCAACGTCATGGAGCGCGCCGTGCTGCGCGCTAAAGGCGACACCGTTGCCGAAGTGGACGTTCCGGGGGCGCGGCCTGACGCCCGCCACGTCCCGCGGGAGGCGGCGGTCGACCTCGCGTTACCGCTGCGACAGTTTCTCAAGGCCAGCGAGCGCGACTACCTGCGCCGGCTCCTCGAACGTTACCACGGCAGCATTGCGCCGGCGGCGCGGCATGCGCTCATCGATCAGGCAACGCTGCACCGCAAGATCCGGTTGCATGGTCTGCGCCCCAGCGACATGCGGCGCGCGCGACAGGTCGGCGAGGACAGCGACGCATGAAGCGGCAAGTCCATTCGGCGCCGCGGCCCCGGTGCGTTCGTTCACAGACCGCTTAACGCCGGCGTTTCACGATGTACTGCGACTTCTACAAGCTTACCGAACGGCCGTTCAACGTCACGCCGGACCCCAAGTTCCTCTACCTGAATGCCCGCTATCGCGAGGCGATCGCCTCGCTGCATTACGGCATCACCCAGCGCAAGGGATTCATCACGCTGATCGGCGAGGCCGGCACCGGAAAGACGACGCTGCTGAAGAAGCTTCTCGACGAGCTCGATCCCAAGACGCGCACCGTTTTCATCTTCAATACCAACGTTACCTTCGAAGAGATCCTCGAATACATCTTCGCCGAGTTCGACCTGCCTATCCACAATGGCAAGAAGCTGTACATGTTGCAGCGGCTCAACACCTTCCTGCTGAACGAGCTGCAAAACGGCGGCAACGTGGCCCTGCTGATCGACGAGGCTCAGGATCTCGAGTTTGCGGTCCTGGAGGACCTCCGACTGCTGTCGAATCTCGAAACCGCGAAGGAAAAGATCCTGCAGATCGTGCTCTCCGGGCAACCCGAGTTAGGTCAGAAGCTCAGCAATCCCGTGCTGCGCCAGTTGCGCCAGCGCATCGGCATCAACTGTCGGCTGCTGCCTTTGTCGCGCGAGGAAATCAGCGAGTACGTCCGCTTCCGCCTGCAGGCTGCCGGCAGCCCGGACCTGAAGCTGTTCTCCCGCGAGGCCGAGGATCAGGTTTATCGGTTCTCTCACGGCATTCCGCGGTTGGTGAATGTCGTTTGCGACAATGCGCTGGTCATCGGTTACGCTCTGGGCCGCCAGCGCATCTCCGCCGAGATCATTACCGAGGCAGCCGCGGATCTACTGGCGGTCGACCCGTCGATTTCGGCGATCGCGACGGCCGAGCCGCCGCCGGACCTGGATTTGCCGACCGCGCCGGTGACCGTGTCGCCGCCGCCGGCGGCGGGTACCGGCAACCGCTGGCGGTCGCGACTTGCGGTGGCGGCCCTGATGGTCGTGGCCGTGGGTGTGGGATTGTTCTCGATGGGGCGAACCATGCTGTCGATGCGCGACGGAGGGGGCGACGTGCCGGTCGTCGCGCCATTGCCTCAGATCGAGGTCATTCGGCCCGGGTCGCAGCCGTACGGCTCGGGTGTGAGCGTGCCGGAGCCCGCCGCCGTGGCGGCCGCCCCGGCCGGAACCGACCGGGCGGCTATCGAGCAACCCGTGCCGGTGAACCGGCCTGCGGAAGTGGCCGCCGACGATGTCGATGTCGTCATAGAAGCGGGGGATCGAGGTTCGGCGGCGCGGGTCGCCGTCCAACGGCCGACTGGCGAGGAAGTCGAAATCGGCGGCCGGGGCGATGGCGCCGGCCAGATGGCCGCTGCCGTTGCGCCACCCGCTTTGGGGCGCGCCGAGGCACGGGGTGCCGAGGCGCCACGCCCCGGTTCCGGCGCCCGCGAATTGGTACCGTCCGATCGCGAACTTGCCGGGGCTCCGCCGGACGGTGAGCGCGCCGGCCGGCGTCCCCTGGCGGCCGACCCCAGGAGCCGCGTGCCGCCCGCGGCGGCGCCCGCCCCGGTGGTGGCGAGTGCGCCGGAGGCGATCGTCCGGTTCGACGCAGATGACGTCGTTGCCGAAGATGACAGGATCCGGCCCGCGAGTCCCGAGGGCGCACCTCAGCTTGCCGGCGTCCCATTTACCGAGAAGGCGGTACGTCAGGGCGACTCTTTGTCCCAACTCGCCATGCAGAAGTACGGGCAGGCGACGCCGACGATTCTCGACATGTTGAAGCTTGCCAACCCGAGGCTGAGTGACGTCGACGTGATTCCGGTGGGGCAAACGATCCGCTTGCCCGAACTGAGTGACGGCTTTCCAACCCTCGTCGATAGTTCCGGGAAACTGGCCTTGCTGGTCTACTCGAGCCCGCGCAACGACCGCGCCCAGGCTCTGCAGAAAGCGCTGCGTAACCGCGGATTCGACGTACGCGTGACCACCGGCAGGTTTGGAGCGCAGAAACCGATCTACCGCGTGGTGCTCCCGGGGTTTTCGGACCGCAGCGAAGTGGCGGCAACCGGCCGGCAACTCCAGAAGGTTCTGCGCGAGGATCGACAGATCGCCCGTCTGGGCGAGTGAGCGGGGATGAAAAAGATGACGCTGCCCCAGTGGTTCGTGATCAGCACCAAGACTCGGCGCGAAGAATATGCGCAGGACCAGCTCCGCCGGCGCGGCGTCGAGACGTTTTTGCCGCGCATCGTCGAACCCGCTCGCCTCGCGGACCGATCGAACATCGTGCCGCTCTTTCCGGGTTACTTGTTTGCCCGCCTCGATTTGACGACACAGTACTTTCACGTGGTGTGGACGCCCGGGGTGCGGAAGCTCATCGGGTTCGGAGACGTACCGTGTCCGGTCGATGACGCGGCGGTGGATTTTCTGCGCGCGCGGGTCGGTGCCGAAGGCGTTTTGCGGCCGGCCTCGCTGTTGCGTGAAGGCGATGTGGTACGGGTCCGACGGGGCCCGTTCGAGGGGTTGGTGGGGATCATTGAACACCCCGGGTGCGGGCGTGGCCGCGTCCGGGTGCTGATGGAGCTGTTGCGGCGCCAGACCCGTGTCGAGGTGCCGCTGCACATCCTCGAGCGCGTCTCGGCCTGAGCCGGGCGCCGACGGGCGGCCGGCTTCACGCCGCGCCGGCCCCTTCCGTGACACCCACGCAGCGCGAAACGCCCGGCGAGGAACGCGTCGTCCTCGCATGGGCGGAGCCATGAGCGCCGCCCGACGGGGAGGGGCGCCGGCCGCGTCGATCGAAACTGAAGCAAATGACAGGAACAGAACGAGTGCAGCGAGGCCTGGCGGGCATCGTTGGCGGCGCATGGGGCGGGACGATTGTGGGTCTCATCGAGGCCACGCTGATCGCTGCGACCTCGGGCCCCGCCGACGAATACTGGCTGTTTCCCTATGCGGTCGCGACTTACGGTTTGCTTGGCGCGTCGATCGGTGCTGCGGTAGGAGCATTGTACGCCGCCGGTTGGCGCCCGGGCGCGCGGCGAATGGCCGAGGCGACTGCGCTTGGGGGCGGATTCGCCGTGGCGGGGTTGGGTGCATTCGTGGTGCGCTATCACGTCGTTCAGCGTGTGTTTCACGAGGAACTGGTCAACGCGTCCGCGGTCGGGGTCGGGGTCAACGCCGGTGTGCTTGGGGGCTGCCTCGTTATCGGCGTGCTGCTCGGTCTGACGCTCCGTGCGGTAGTTGCGCGGCGCCACGGGTTAGTCGCCGCGAGCGGGCTGTTGCTGGTTGTCGGGGCGGTGACCGTTGCCGGTGCCTGGGCGACTGCGGCGGCTGCCGGCGAGAGCGAGGTGGTGCGCCGCACGAGTGCCGGCGCGGCCGGATTGCCGAACATCGTGCTGGTGATTGCCGATACCTTGCGCGCCGATACGGTAGCGGAGTCCGTGACCGCCAATCCAGACGGTGGATTGCGCCGGCTGGCCACCGATGGCGTTACCTTCCCGCAGGCGTACGCGCAGTCGAGCTGGACGCGGCCGTCGGTGGCCACGATCTTCACGGGTCTGTACCCGTCGCAACACGGCGCCATCCACAAGATGACGCCGTTGCCGGACGACGTAGCCACCCTTGCCGAGGCGCTACGTGCCCGCGGTTATTGGACGGCGGGTTTCGTAACCAACATCAACGTCGCGCCGATCTTCAACTTCCAGCAGGGTTTCGACGAGTACACTTACCTGGCGCCGTCCTTTTACTTCTGGGCGACCGATTCGGCGACGCGGCTGGCGATCTACAAGGGGCTCCGGCTCGTCAGGGAGCGACTGCTGCGCGACCGGATTTACGTGGCCAATTACTACCAGGACGCCCGAGTCGTCGACGAAGCGGTGGGGCAGTGGCTGGCGCAACGTCCGCCGTCGCCGTTTTTTCTCGTTGTGCATTACATGGATCCGCACGATCCGTTCTTTGCGATTCCATACGACGGTTCCGGGGTAGCCCGGGTGATCGATCCCAATCCGCCGGCCTCCCGGGCCGACGAGATGCGTCGGCTATACGAGCAAAACGTCCGGTACTTCGACGGTTTTCTGGCGCAACTGCTCGGTCAGTTGGCGGCGCGCGGCGACTACGACAACACCCTGGTCGCGCTGGTCGCCGATCACGGCGAGGAGTTCTACGAGCACGGCGGCTGGTGGCACGGAACCACGCTGTTCGAAGAACAGATCCACGTCCCGTTGATAGTCAAGCGGCCGCGCGAATCGCGAGCGGGGCAGCGCGATCCGCGGCCGGCAATGACGATCGACGTGGCCCCGACCCTGCTGGCTGCCGCTGCCGCGCCGCCGCTGCGGGACTCCCACGGCCGCGATCTGTTCGGGCCCGATGAATCGCCCGGAACCTTGTTCGCGGAGGAGACCCTCGAGGGCAACGTGCTCACCTCGTTGCGCCTCGGGGAGTGGAAACTGATCACGGCCAACACGGGAAATCCGCGTGGCCTTCCCGAGGTGGCGTTGTACGACCTCGTCAGCGATCCGACCGAGTCCCGCAACCGCGCCGCCGATGCGCCGGAGCGTGTGCAGGCGATGCGCGCGGAGATGGAGAAGTTGCGGGTGACGCTCGGAAAACCCCCGGCCTGAGCAGGTACGATGCTGCTGATCGTCGGACTTGACGGTGCCACCTGGGCCCTGTTGGACCCGTGGTTGGCCGCCGGCCGCCTGCCCGTGCTGGGACGGCTACGGGCTCACGGCGCGTGGGGCCCGCTGGCTGCGACGACGCCGCCGGCGACGATGCCGAGCTGGACGACGTTCATGACCGGGGTCAATCCCGGTAAGCACGGGATATTCGATTTCACGCAACTGGTGCCGGGAACCTACGATGTGCGTTTCGTCAATGCGACGTTCCGCAAGGCGCCGAGCGTCTGGGCCCGGTTGAGCGGGGCCGGACGCCGGGTGTGCGTTCTGGGTCTGCCGGGTACGTATCCGCCCGAGTCAGTGAACGGTTGCATGGTGAGTGGCTTCGATACGCCGGTGACCACGCGGGCCGATGCGTCGTTTGTGTATCCGCCGAGCCTGGCGCCGGTGGTTATGGGGCTCGGCGGGTTTCCGTTCGCCGACTTTCAGGAAATGCATGTGTCGCCGCGCTGGTTCGCCATGGCGCGCGAGCGGTTGCTGCGCGGTATCGCCACCAAGACACGCCTCGCGCGGGCCATGCTCTCGCGCGAGGCGTGGGACTGCTTCATGGTCCTGTTCGGCGAATCGGACACTGTCTCGCACCACTTCTGGCACTGCGCCGACGCCGCTTCGCCGCGCTTCTCGGCGGCGCTGGCGGCGCGGTTCGGCGAGGTCCCTCTCGAGGTGTTCGAGGCTCTCGATGCTGCGGTCGGCAGCCTGATTGCCGCCGTTCCGGGGGCGACGGTGCTGGTGGTGTCCGACCACGGTTTTGGTGGGGCGGGGGCGAAGGCGGTCCACCTGAATCGTTGGCTCGAGGCGGCAGGTTTTCAGCGCCGGCGCGAGACCGGGGTGCGAGTGGGGGCCGGTGCGGTAAAGCGCATGGTCGGCCGCGCCGTGCCGGCAGCGTGGCAGGCACCGCTGTTCCGTATGGGAGGCGGGCGGTGGGCGAGCCGTTTCGAATCGCGGGCGCGGTTTGCAGGGATTGACTGGGCGGGAACCCGGGCGTTTTCCGAGGAACTCAACTATTTTCCGAGCGTGCGCCTGAACGTGCGCGGGCGGGAGGCGGCGGGGACGGTCGACCCCGCCGATTACGAGCGGGTGCGGGACGAGGTTTGCGCGGCAGCGACGACGCTGCGCGACCCGGAACACGGTGCCCCGCTGGTACGACGGGCCTGGCGCCGTGAGGAGCTTTACGACGGGCCGTGGGTGTCGCTGGCTCCGGATATCGTTCTCGATCTGGAGTTGGACCGTGGCTACTCGTACAACTGCCTGCCTTCGGCCGGGGCACCGGGTGCGCCGCCGGTTCGCCGGCTGGCTGCCCGGGAACTGGGGGGCGGGAAGTTGCGCGGCATGAGCGGGAGCCACCGTCCGAACGGTATCTTCGTCCTTGCCGGCGACGCGGTGAAACCGGGCCGCCGCGAGGGGGTGCGGATGGTCGACATGACCCCCACGATGCTCTTCGCATGCGGAGTGCAACCCGGCGCAGAATTTGATGGAGTAACTATTTCCGACGGTGTAGGAACCGAAGTGTTCGAGGCAGATTCGCAAGGAACGGCCTCGGTAGAACCGTATTCTCCGGCGGAGGAACGGGAGTTGGAGGACCGCCTGCGGGCTCTCGGTTATCTGGGATGAGAGGATACGACGCCACGCGCATTTTTGGACGACGGATCGCTATGGTGGCGGCCTGTCCTTTTCCGGCCCCGCGGGGGTCGCAGGTGCTCATTCGCGACCTGGCGCACGCGCTTGCCGACCGCGGTCACCAGGTCCATGTCGTGACTTACCCGTACGGGCAGAGCTTGTCGCCGCTGCACGGTATTCACGTGCATCGGGTGGCGTGGCCGCGGGTCGGTGCCGGCGGACGTCCGCTGAGTTGGCGGAAGGTTGCGCTGGATGTTGGCCTATTCCTGGAACTTTACAGGGTCGTCAAGCGCGAGCGGATCGAAGTCATTCACGCGCACAACTACGAGGCCCCGCTGCTGGCGTATCCGGTGAGAGCGCTGGCGGGTGTGCCGGTTGTGTACCATTCTCACAACGTGCTGGGTGACGAGCTTGCGTACTACGCTTCCAGCCGGTGGCTGCGCAGGCTCGCTTCGTGGGTCGGCAACGCGCTCGATGCCGGGATACCGCGTCGGGCGGATTTCTGCATTGCACTGACTCCGGAGATCGAGTCCTGTCTGCGGCGACACGGAGTGTCGGCGCAGCGGGTCACGGTGGTGCCGCCCGGAGCCACGCCGCGAACGGAGGCCGAGACCGCTCCGTCCGGCGCTCCGTTCACTATCGTGTACGCCGGTAACTGTGACGGGTATCAAGATCTGGACGTGCTTTGGGACGCGGTTGAATCGCTGCGGCGTGAGTGCCCGGCGGTGGCCGTGCGCTTGGTTACGCACGACGCTGAGTGGGCCAGGGGCACGCGCCCCGGCCTGACGGCGTTGATGGCGGCCGGAGTGGCGCGCGTCGTGGTCGCGCCGACCTATGCGGCGGTGCGCCGGCAGATGGCGGAGGCCCATGTGCTGGTGTGCCCCCGCAGTTCGTGGTCGGGATTTCCGATTAAACTGATCAACTACATGTTGGCCGGTCGGCCGATCGTGGCCGCGGACGGTTCGGCAAAGGGATTGGTGGACGGCGAAACTGGGCTGACTTTTCGGAACGGCAGCGCGGAAGGGTTGGCCGCGGCGTTGCGGCGGCTCCACGATGATCCAGCGCTGCGGCGGCGCCTCGGCGACAACGCCCGCGTGGCGGCGCGCGCGCGCTATAGCTGGTCCCACGCTGCTTCGCAGATCGAGGCGATTTACGCCGAGGTCTGCGGCGGCGGGACTGATCCGGCGGCGCGGGTAAAGCCGCGTCCGCCTGTGCGGCGGCAGATGGGGTTTTCGTCGGCGGCAGCAGGGGTAGGACCGCAACGTCAAGCGGCGGGCACGGAATGCGACGCGATATGAAGACGAGTCTGGTCGGACTGGCTTTGCTGTTGGCTGTCGTCGGGTGCGGTGCCACTCGCCAGCCGGTCCCGCCCATCCCGCTCCCGCCTCTCGATGCGCAACCCCTGACCGCCGGGGCGACGGCTGTAGGACCCGACTACCGGCTGCAGCCGGGCGACCTGTTGCGGGTCAAGTTCGTTTACCATCCGGAGCTCGATGTGAAACTGCCGGTGCGTCCCGACGGCGGCATCAACCTGCAGGTCGCCGGTGACGTGCATGCGGCGGGGCTTACCGTCGACGAGCTCGAACGCGCCATCGTCGAGCGCACCAGCGATCGCCTGCGTGAACCCGAGGTCTCGGTGATCGTGGCGGATGTCGCGGAGCTCAAAGTCTACGTGGGGGGCGAGGTGAACGCCCCTGGTTTCGTCGTTTTCCAGGCCGGTATGACACCGTTGCAGGCGATTATGAGTCGTGGCGGCTTCACCGATACCGCGCGACTCGACAGCGTATTGCGGTTGTCGCCTTCCCATCCGGATAACCACGCTACGCGGCTGGATTTCACCCGGCCGCTCATCGAGGGTAGTCCGGAATGGACAGAGGTGGACGCGGGCGACGTGCTTTACGTGCCGCGCTCGTTCATTGGCGACGTCAACGCCTTCGTCCAACTGTACATTCGCAACGTGCTGCCCATATCGCCGCGCTTTGGCGCCGGTACGAGCTTCTGACGCGCACTGCTGTAGCTGACCGACTAGACTCATGGCACACGACAATCTGCGCCCGGACCGCCCCGCCGTTGGCCGTCACGGCAACGTGAATACGAACGGCAACGGCAACTCGAACGCCAATGCCAACCAGTCGGGTTGGGGCCCGGGCAACTGGGGACCGAGCGGCGCGGATCAGGTCCGCGACATCCTGCACGTGATCTTCAAGCACCAGCGGCTGATCGTCGTGCTCTTCCTCCTCGTGGCGTTTCCGGGCGTTCTGGTCACCTTCTTCAAGAAGCCGTCATTCGTGGCCAGCGCCAAGGTGATGATCTCGACGCAGCGCAGCGACCCGCTCGTGCAGCCGACCGACATGACGCGTCTGGACCCGGTGACGATCAACGAATCGCTGGTGAACTCCGAGGTGCATGTGCTTGGCAGCCGCGACCTTGTCGAACGTGTCGTGCGCACGCTCAACGCTCCGAACGAAGGGGGCGGCATCGCCAAGGCGGGCTCGTCGCGCCCGAACTTCGGCGACCAGGTCCTGGCAATGGGTCGTAATCTCGGGATCACGCCGATCAAGAACTCGAACGTGATCCAGATCGATTACCGCTCGGGCGATCCGATGGCGGCGACGCGTATCGTGAACCGGGTCGTCGACGAGTACCTTGCCTACCACGCCCAGGTGCATGGTCATAAGGGCTTGCCGAGGTTTTACGACGAGCAACGGCGGGATCTGGAGCGGCGCCTGCGGCAAGCCGAAGCCAGTCTCGTGGCCTTTGCCGATGCCGAGGGCATTGTGGCGCCGGACGAGGAAATCAGTTCGAGCATCCGCGTTGTCAGTGAATTATCTGGTGCGATGCGGGAGATGACAGCCAACATCGCGGCGGGCGAAGAAGCCGTGCGGGTGCTCCGCGATCAGATCGCGGCCCAGCCGGAAGTAGTGAAGCGGTCCCAGTACCTCGAGATCAATCCGGTCATCACTCAGCTCGGGACGCAACTCGTCGACCGCCAGGTCGACCGGGTGACGCTGCTGCGGAAGTACACCGAGAAGGACCGGCGGGTGCGCGACAATGCCGAGGAAATCGCCGAGCTGCAGTCCCAGATCGACACGGAAATGCGCGATCGTCCGACCGTGGTGGCGCATCAGTTGTTTCGCACCAACCCGCTGCGGGAATCGCGCCTGCGGGAAGTGTTGGACAAGGAAAGCTCGATTCGCGAGTGGCGGGCTCGCCACGCGGCGTTGGACGAGGAGTTGAGCCGCGCCAAGCGGCGGCTGGTTACGCTGCGGATCAAGAGTGTCGACTACGACCGTCTGCGTCAGGACGTCAAAGCCCAGCGCGACGCGTACGAGTTGTACGT of the Candidatus Binatia bacterium genome contains:
- a CDS encoding sigma-54 dependent transcriptional regulator, encoding MGDFTAASALAVQTGFPARILVVDDDPLIRRQLEGLYAASGYAVESASDVDAAVERLTSSDFSLAVVDLKMPGSDGLSLIHEIRERWPGVDVIMITGYGSIKGAVEAMRLGACDYITKPFAPDDLLLATQKVLERRRLLDEIEYLRKQLSDRYTFANMVSRDPTMLEVFSTIEMLAQSDVTVLITGESGTGKELVARAIHFQGKRKAGRFVAINCAAVPESLLESELFGYERGAFTGAHQDRVGKIELANGGTLFLDEVESIPLAMQAKLLRVLEERAIERLGGNKRVGVDMRVVAATNKNLSACVAEGTMREDFYYRINVVPVQLPPLRQRLADIPLIVAEFLRNNPLAREKKINRVADRALAELMGYSWPGNIRELLNVMERAVLRAKGDTVAEVDVPGARPDARHVPREAAVDLALPLRQFLKASERDYLRRLLERYHGSIAPAARHALIDQATLHRKIRLHGLRPSDMRRARQVGEDSDA
- a CDS encoding AAA family ATPase; the protein is MYCDFYKLTERPFNVTPDPKFLYLNARYREAIASLHYGITQRKGFITLIGEAGTGKTTLLKKLLDELDPKTRTVFIFNTNVTFEEILEYIFAEFDLPIHNGKKLYMLQRLNTFLLNELQNGGNVALLIDEAQDLEFAVLEDLRLLSNLETAKEKILQIVLSGQPELGQKLSNPVLRQLRQRIGINCRLLPLSREEISEYVRFRLQAAGSPDLKLFSREAEDQVYRFSHGIPRLVNVVCDNALVIGYALGRQRISAEIITEAAADLLAVDPSISAIATAEPPPDLDLPTAPVTVSPPPAAGTGNRWRSRLAVAALMVVAVGVGLFSMGRTMLSMRDGGGDVPVVAPLPQIEVIRPGSQPYGSGVSVPEPAAVAAAPAGTDRAAIEQPVPVNRPAEVAADDVDVVIEAGDRGSAARVAVQRPTGEEVEIGGRGDGAGQMAAAVAPPALGRAEARGAEAPRPGSGARELVPSDRELAGAPPDGERAGRRPLAADPRSRVPPAAAPAPVVASAPEAIVRFDADDVVAEDDRIRPASPEGAPQLAGVPFTEKAVRQGDSLSQLAMQKYGQATPTILDMLKLANPRLSDVDVIPVGQTIRLPELSDGFPTLVDSSGKLALLVYSSPRNDRAQALQKALRNRGFDVRVTTGRFGAQKPIYRVVLPGFSDRSEVAATGRQLQKVLREDRQIARLGE
- a CDS encoding sulfatase-like hydrolase/transferase, encoding MQRGLAGIVGGAWGGTIVGLIEATLIAATSGPADEYWLFPYAVATYGLLGASIGAAVGALYAAGWRPGARRMAEATALGGGFAVAGLGAFVVRYHVVQRVFHEELVNASAVGVGVNAGVLGGCLVIGVLLGLTLRAVVARRHGLVAASGLLLVVGAVTVAGAWATAAAAGESEVVRRTSAGAAGLPNIVLVIADTLRADTVAESVTANPDGGLRRLATDGVTFPQAYAQSSWTRPSVATIFTGLYPSQHGAIHKMTPLPDDVATLAEALRARGYWTAGFVTNINVAPIFNFQQGFDEYTYLAPSFYFWATDSATRLAIYKGLRLVRERLLRDRIYVANYYQDARVVDEAVGQWLAQRPPSPFFLVVHYMDPHDPFFAIPYDGSGVARVIDPNPPASRADEMRRLYEQNVRYFDGFLAQLLGQLAARGDYDNTLVALVADHGEEFYEHGGWWHGTTLFEEQIHVPLIVKRPRESRAGQRDPRPAMTIDVAPTLLAAAAAPPLRDSHGRDLFGPDESPGTLFAEETLEGNVLTSLRLGEWKLITANTGNPRGLPEVALYDLVSDPTESRNRAADAPERVQAMRAEMEKLRVTLGKPPA
- a CDS encoding alkaline phosphatase family protein is translated as MLLIVGLDGATWALLDPWLAAGRLPVLGRLRAHGAWGPLAATTPPATMPSWTTFMTGVNPGKHGIFDFTQLVPGTYDVRFVNATFRKAPSVWARLSGAGRRVCVLGLPGTYPPESVNGCMVSGFDTPVTTRADASFVYPPSLAPVVMGLGGFPFADFQEMHVSPRWFAMARERLLRGIATKTRLARAMLSREAWDCFMVLFGESDTVSHHFWHCADAASPRFSAALAARFGEVPLEVFEALDAAVGSLIAAVPGATVLVVSDHGFGGAGAKAVHLNRWLEAAGFQRRRETGVRVGAGAVKRMVGRAVPAAWQAPLFRMGGGRWASRFESRARFAGIDWAGTRAFSEELNYFPSVRLNVRGREAAGTVDPADYERVRDEVCAAATTLRDPEHGAPLVRRAWRREELYDGPWVSLAPDIVLDLELDRGYSYNCLPSAGAPGAPPVRRLAARELGGGKLRGMSGSHRPNGIFVLAGDAVKPGRREGVRMVDMTPTMLFACGVQPGAEFDGVTISDGVGTEVFEADSQGTASVEPYSPAEERELEDRLRALGYLG
- a CDS encoding glycosyltransferase family 4 protein translates to MLIRDLAHALADRGHQVHVVTYPYGQSLSPLHGIHVHRVAWPRVGAGGRPLSWRKVALDVGLFLELYRVVKRERIEVIHAHNYEAPLLAYPVRALAGVPVVYHSHNVLGDELAYYASSRWLRRLASWVGNALDAGIPRRADFCIALTPEIESCLRRHGVSAQRVTVVPPGATPRTEAETAPSGAPFTIVYAGNCDGYQDLDVLWDAVESLRRECPAVAVRLVTHDAEWARGTRPGLTALMAAGVARVVVAPTYAAVRRQMAEAHVLVCPRSSWSGFPIKLINYMLAGRPIVAADGSAKGLVDGETGLTFRNGSAEGLAAALRRLHDDPALRRRLGDNARVAARARYSWSHAASQIEAIYAEVCGGGTDPAARVKPRPPVRRQMGFSSAAAGVGPQRQAAGTECDAI
- a CDS encoding polysaccharide export protein yields the protein MKTSLVGLALLLAVVGCGATRQPVPPIPLPPLDAQPLTAGATAVGPDYRLQPGDLLRVKFVYHPELDVKLPVRPDGGINLQVAGDVHAAGLTVDELERAIVERTSDRLREPEVSVIVADVAELKVYVGGEVNAPGFVVFQAGMTPLQAIMSRGGFTDTARLDSVLRLSPSHPDNHATRLDFTRPLIEGSPEWTEVDAGDVLYVPRSFIGDVNAFVQLYIRNVLPISPRFGAGTSF
- a CDS encoding GumC family protein, which codes for MAHDNLRPDRPAVGRHGNVNTNGNGNSNANANQSGWGPGNWGPSGADQVRDILHVIFKHQRLIVVLFLLVAFPGVLVTFFKKPSFVASAKVMISTQRSDPLVQPTDMTRLDPVTINESLVNSEVHVLGSRDLVERVVRTLNAPNEGGGIAKAGSSRPNFGDQVLAMGRNLGITPIKNSNVIQIDYRSGDPMAATRIVNRVVDEYLAYHAQVHGHKGLPRFYDEQRRDLERRLRQAEASLVAFADAEGIVAPDEEISSSIRVVSELSGAMREMTANIAAGEEAVRVLRDQIAAQPEVVKRSQYLEINPVITQLGTQLVDRQVDRVTLLRKYTEKDRRVRDNAEEIAELQSQIDTEMRDRPTVVAHQLFRTNPLRESRLREVLDKESSIREWRARHAALDEELSRAKRRLVTLRIKSVDYDRLRQDVKAQRDAYELYVKREQEARISDAMDAQRLVNVDVVQRPALPLPKADSQRATVGLSLLAGLVVGIAGAFGREYLVRTLRSEYDVGRHLGLPMLASISETPRG